A genomic region of Tsukamurella pulmonis contains the following coding sequences:
- a CDS encoding serine/threonine-protein kinase, translated as MRTETPTHRLHRIGEYTVVRRLGSGGMGEVFLVRHPRLPRVDAVKLLRAGAAPSGSDALARFGQEAGLLARLAHPNIVAIHDRGRVGGRPWIAMEYVDGSTAGDLARRGPMPACDVVTVIRAVASALDYAWAEHRVVHRDIKPDNILVTADRTVRRVKVADFGIAKALDRPAGITAAGIALGTVGYAAPEVLTGEGCDHRSDLYSLAATATTLLTGMPPFRGERSDVLAAQLAGHFPPPTVRGAPVPPQVAAVLRRGLSPAPAARYPTAGAFAAALSEAVTRVPRPPIPHVPGPRVPTLRRPGGDAPSGPAPQGAAAPSSRRGGRRRTLRRLAVIAVGLACVAGLGAAVVTASERTRSADAAVDRPAVTAPAPSERTVPDFAGLTLLQASERASASGLEYVIDDAAARDDAVVTAQDPAPGTAGFDGAVRLAFS; from the coding sequence GTGCGCACCGAGACACCGACCCATCGCCTGCACCGGATCGGCGAGTACACCGTGGTCCGTCGCCTGGGGTCGGGCGGGATGGGCGAGGTCTTCCTCGTCCGTCATCCCCGCCTGCCCCGCGTCGACGCGGTGAAGTTGCTGCGGGCCGGCGCGGCCCCGTCGGGCTCGGACGCGCTGGCCCGGTTCGGTCAGGAGGCCGGACTGCTGGCCCGGCTGGCCCACCCCAACATCGTCGCGATCCACGACCGGGGTCGCGTCGGCGGCCGCCCGTGGATCGCGATGGAGTACGTCGACGGCAGCACCGCCGGTGATCTCGCCCGCCGCGGCCCGATGCCGGCGTGCGACGTCGTGACCGTGATCCGCGCCGTCGCCTCCGCCCTGGACTACGCGTGGGCCGAGCACCGCGTCGTGCATCGCGACATCAAGCCGGACAACATCCTGGTGACCGCCGATCGCACGGTCCGGCGGGTCAAGGTCGCGGACTTCGGGATCGCCAAGGCGCTGGACCGGCCGGCCGGGATCACCGCGGCGGGCATCGCCCTGGGAACGGTGGGCTACGCGGCGCCCGAGGTGCTCACCGGCGAGGGGTGCGACCACCGCTCGGATCTCTACAGCCTCGCCGCGACCGCCACGACACTGCTCACCGGGATGCCACCGTTCCGGGGTGAACGGTCGGACGTGCTCGCCGCGCAGCTCGCGGGGCACTTCCCTCCGCCGACGGTGCGCGGCGCCCCGGTTCCGCCGCAGGTGGCGGCGGTCCTGCGCCGGGGCCTGAGCCCCGCGCCCGCCGCTCGCTACCCGACGGCCGGCGCGTTCGCGGCGGCCCTGAGCGAGGCGGTCACGCGTGTGCCGCGCCCGCCGATCCCACACGTGCCCGGCCCGCGGGTTCCCACGCTCCGGCGTCCGGGCGGCGACGCTCCCTCGGGCCCCGCTCCGCAGGGGGCCGCGGCACCGTCGTCCCGACGCGGCGGGCGCCGGCGCACCCTGCGCAGGCTCGCGGTGATCGCCGTGGGACTCGCATGCGTCGCCGGGCTCGGTGCTGCGGTCGTCACCGCGAGCGAACGGACCCGATCGGCCGACGCGGCGGTGGACCGGCCGGCGGTGACCGCGCCCGCGCCGTCCGAGCGGACCGTGCCCGACTTCGCCGGACTGACGCTCCTCCAGGCGTCGGAGCGCGCCTCCGCGAGCGGCCTGGAGTACGTGATCGACGATGCCGCCGCACGCGACGACGCGGTGGTCACGGCGCAGGACCCCGCACCCGGGACCGCCGGGTTCGACGGTGCGGTCCGCCTCGCCTTCTCCTGA
- a CDS encoding SGNH/GDSL hydrolase family protein produces MGYSRNRLARDALYTSAAAVSGAGATWGAYALLTKQARTARTVIPHRTDKAPSKDGIYSPGTTVVERPGPAHPADVSLMVFGDSTAAGLGVDDAEHTPGVLLARGVVAETGRTVRLAVKAIVGATSKGLAAQIEAAFIAKQIPDVAVIIVGANDVTALNAIEPSARRLGAAVAQLRGAGAEVVVGTCPDIGVVQAIPQPLRSVIRRYGLQLAARQRAHVLAAGGHPVPFADTLTPEFLEAPDRMFSPDNFHPSDAGYELAARLLLPEVLATLGEWHGPLPSPPEVSEAADANRLTVRLARALRRD; encoded by the coding sequence ATGGGGTACTCCCGAAACCGGCTCGCCCGTGACGCGCTGTACACCTCGGCCGCCGCCGTCAGCGGCGCCGGAGCCACCTGGGGCGCCTACGCGCTGCTGACCAAGCAGGCGCGCACGGCGCGCACCGTCATCCCCCACCGCACCGACAAGGCACCGTCGAAGGACGGGATCTACTCCCCCGGCACCACCGTCGTCGAACGGCCCGGGCCGGCGCACCCGGCGGACGTGAGCCTGATGGTCTTCGGGGACTCCACGGCGGCGGGCCTCGGGGTCGACGATGCCGAGCACACGCCCGGCGTGCTGCTCGCGCGCGGCGTGGTGGCGGAGACGGGGCGCACGGTGCGGCTCGCGGTGAAGGCGATCGTCGGCGCGACGTCCAAGGGGCTGGCCGCCCAGATCGAGGCGGCGTTCATCGCCAAGCAGATCCCGGACGTGGCGGTGATCATCGTCGGCGCGAACGACGTGACGGCGCTCAACGCGATCGAGCCCTCGGCCCGGCGGCTCGGCGCGGCGGTGGCGCAGCTGCGCGGTGCGGGCGCGGAGGTCGTCGTGGGCACGTGCCCGGACATCGGCGTGGTGCAGGCGATCCCGCAGCCGCTGCGCTCGGTGATCCGCCGCTACGGGCTCCAGCTCGCGGCGCGGCAGCGCGCCCACGTGCTCGCCGCCGGCGGGCATCCCGTGCCCTTCGCCGACACCCTGACGCCCGAGTTCCTCGAGGCACCCGACCGGATGTTCTCGCCGGACAACTTCCATCCGTCGGATGCGGGCTACGAGCTCGCGGCCCGCCTGCTGCTCCCCGAGGTGCTCGCGACGCTCGGGGAATGGCACGGGCCGCTCCCCTCCCCGCCGGAGGTCTCCGAGGCCGCGGACGCCAACCGCCTGACGGTGCGCCTCGCCCGCGCCCTGCGCCGGGACTGA